AATTAGGTCCTGTGTGCAAAAAAAAGACAATCGTCTCAAGATTAAGTAAGACTAAGGTTATTCACACACAGACTAGAGAGAAAAGTCGACAAAGAAAAAGACGGATTTGGTATCAAACAACGCTCAACAAGAGGTTCTCCAGAACAAGAAAGATTCCCAAAAGATCTAATCAAAGCAACATCAATAAAACAAGTCTAAACCCTAGATATCATTCATAATTAAAACCCAGATCTACGATAGCCAGGCACCGATCCATCAAAGGAAACAACGGTAGATCGACCAGCGACCACGCGAACGACAACTCGTCAAGGATTCTAGAAAACAATCTATCTAGAAGAAAGACAGGGGAAAAGGATCAAAGAGAGGTCTGATCTACCTTGCTTGTGGCCGGCGCCCTGGTCGACGGTGTGGCACTGCGCGCACTTGGTCTTGAAGATCTTCTCCCCGGCCTTGGGATCGCCCGGCGGAGCTTCCGCGAACGACGCCATCGAACGCCGTCCAAACGAGATCTCTCGATCTAAACCTAGGGTTAGGGTCTCTCTATTTCCCCCTGTAGCTTCCGAGCAATTTCCAACAGGCAAAGCCGAATTCTCCGCTTGCGGACGACTATTTATAGTGACCCGCGGGCAACGAGTTGTCGAAACTAACCATGAATTAACGGAGATAATGAAACTAACCGAAGGGTATAATAGTCATAAAAGATATTTCGAGAACTTTGACCAGGCGCCACGTGTACGGAAGCGTGGTGCCGAAGGCCACGGTAATCTCACGAACCAACACAAAAGCCCTCTTCATTTACTTAAATTACGGCTCAGTCCACAAATTCTTTCTCCTTAATTAAGTACGTGATGATATTTCAATTAGGGTTAAACGTTCAAATTAGACAATCTTCGATTCGAACTCGACGTCTTCATGCTCACAGTAATGGCCATCGGAGCAAAATTAGACGATATATTCTGACATAAAGCATATTTGGAGTCAATCGGAATGAAGTTTATGAACATAGTTTTGCGTCTGATTCTGTAGTGAGGTGAGATTGGAGGAGAAGATACTGATGAGTTGAGATACTTAAAAGAAATATGATAATAAGAAATTGGCTCCATACAATTCGGAAACTAAAGGCAAAGATGAGAAATAAATGTGTAATGAACAATGTAAAATTGCCTCAACAAACTAAGAACCAAACCTAAAAATATCACCAACTCGAACAAAGGATTACTACCTCGAACTGAAATGGAATCCTTCACTTGAAGTAAACGAAGAGACAAACTAATGAACATGAAATTACCATTCCAGAATGATATATGAAATCTTCTGTCATCAGATGAGTCAAGGGGTTGGAAAAGTCTTCAGTTTCTGGTGCATTCTCAGCATATGCCATCGCCACAAGCCCTACTAGTTTCACAATCCAATCAAGCCTGCATAAAAGCTCACATGATGATTTTTTACCATTATGATACTATGCAAGAAGACCCTATGAAGGTCCGTCCCCATCAACATATCACCACTGATCAAAATTTTAAACAACTTACTTCATTACCATAAAACTAATTTCATTAATTTCAAAATGAAACCACAAATGTAAAGGGGGTAGCTGCACTTGGGAGTTTCTTCCTAGTATCTAGGGACTTCTCTAAGCGGCAGCATGGGCTTTGCAGGTGTTGGAGAAGAACCTGAGGGTGAACCAACTTGAAGAGCGCCTTGAAAGGACATGCTGGTCCCATCAAAGCCATCCAAAGCAGGGGGATCATCCCTGATCATCGTGCGAAAAGATATGGAGCCTCGCTTTGTAGAGGCATCAGAGTTTCTCCTGGTGTCGTGGCAGTTCTGGCTTACTATAAGTGAAGCACTGTCATAGTAATAGTCATCATAGGGTACCTCTTCCGTCTCTCTTTCCTCTAGGTCTCTCAGGGCCACTGAATCTTCCGCTGGGAAGTAGACCAGTATAACGATGCCAATCACAGCGCAAAACAACATGACCAGAAAGGCTAAGAAAACAATCACCTCATAAGCCAAGTTGCCCGGATGAGGTAGGACAGAGAGACCAAGGAGGAGCACCCTCACTGGAAGAGAAAAAATAATTGAGGATACCAGCCAATAGAGCCTTCGGAGTAACCGTTTGTTGATTGCTGAAGACAATATATGCAGTCCAATGTATACGGCATAGCTGATCAGAGCAGCATGAAAAAGCCCAAGAAGAATAGTGCTAAACAGAGGATAAGTGCAGACACACTCATCTCCAATCAAGACACTAGCTCTTGTGAAGTAGTTGAACTTCTTTGCTCTCCCATCACTCCTGTCCTCGTTGAAGCCCTTGGGTCCAACAAAAACCAGGATAACTTGCATGATGAAGATCGGTAGGCAGAAAAGGAACACATAACCAATGGTCTTCTTGTTCCATCCTTGGCTTAGAGTACCCGACTCCCTCCTCTGCAAAGAGGCACGTAAGAGGAACACAAGTGTGAGGAAGACTGTAGGT
This DNA window, taken from Musa acuminata AAA Group cultivar baxijiao chromosome BXJ3-7, Cavendish_Baxijiao_AAA, whole genome shotgun sequence, encodes the following:
- the LOC135643420 gene encoding uncharacterized protein LOC135643420, whose protein sequence is MPLTRFSADAFGVVTISLVILFDILAIRCIYQVALLRVRIQRRDFHRLGYFNGPWVIRIFLALVAILWSSSELARLSFLKGRLFSSITWQRNMCKLYIIFNLGFSEPTVFLTLVFLLRASLQRRESGTLSQGWNKKTIGYVFLFCLPIFIMQVILVFVGPKGFNEDRSDGRAKKFNYFTRASVLIGDECVCTYPLFSTILLGLFHAALISYAVYIGLHILSSAINKRLLRRLYWLVSSIIFSLPVRVLLLGLSVLPHPGNLAYEVIVFLAFLVMLFCAVIGIVILVYFPAEDSVALRDLEERETEEVPYDDYYYDSASLIVSQNCHDTRRNSDASTKRGSISFRTMIRDDPPALDGFDGTSMSFQGALQVGSPSGSSPTPAKPMLPLREVPRY